In a genomic window of Punica granatum isolate Tunisia-2019 chromosome 6, ASM765513v2, whole genome shotgun sequence:
- the LOC116211472 gene encoding calmodulin-like, translating into MAEALTEDQVADFREAFCLIDKDGDGLITMEELATVIQSLDEHPTKEEVQDMINEVDADGNGKIDFTEFLNIMARKMKDNVAEELKEAFKVFDRDQDGYISANELRNVMMNLGERLTSEEAEQMIREADLDGDGLVSYEEFERMMMLQ; encoded by the exons ATGGCAGAAGCACTGACGGAAGATCAAGTCGCTGATTTCCGGGAAGCCTTTTGCCTCATCGACAAGGACGGTGACG GCCTGATAACCATGGAAGAGCTTGCAACGGTGATCCAATCACTGGATGAGCATCCGACCAAAGAGGAGGTTCAAGACATGATTAATGAGGTCGACGCTGATGGTAACGGGAAAATAGATTTCACCGAGTTCTTGAACATTATGGCCAGAAAGATGAAG GACAACGTTGCAGAGGAGCTTAAAGAGGCTTTTAAGGTATTCGACAGGGATCAGGACGGATACATATCGGCCAATGAG CTGAGAAATGTGATGATGAATTTGGGTGAGAGGCTTACCAGTGAAGAGGCTGAACAGATGATTAGGGAAGCTGATTTGGATGGCGATGGTCTTGTCAGCTACGAGGAATTCGAGAGGATGATGATGCTCCAATAG